From the genome of Silurus meridionalis isolate SWU-2019-XX chromosome 20, ASM1480568v1, whole genome shotgun sequence, one region includes:
- the LOC124403287 gene encoding polymeric immunoglobulin receptor-like has translation MSYFIIFILFISNVVISQSAYRKLSLQTGASVTIPCPYDRKYLHHKKYWCYDAASAYNYCTIRAYANDTQGKVTVTDNPSESLFTVTIKDLQTGNTGSYWCAVEIAEITHDVTEQLYITVKADPDLSVRESSVSGDEGGSVTVQCLYSAAYQNTQKQWCRFRDRSCNSVTRPDTSHNLAVNISDDGKSLFSVQMRGLKKSDGGWYWCSAGELEVPVHISVHDQP, from the exons ATGAGCtactttatcatttttattctgttcatttcAA ATGTTGTCATTTCTCAGTCAGCATACAGAAAGTTAAGTCTTCAAACTGGAGCATCTGTTACCATCCCATGTCCTTATGATAGGAAATATTTACATCATAAGAAATACTGGTGCTATGATGCTGCTTCAGCATACAATTACTGCACAATTCGGGCGTATGCCAACGATACACAGGGGAAAGTGACAGTAACTGATAATCCATCTGAGAGTCTCTTTACTGTGACTATAAAAGATCTCCAGACAGGAAACACTGGATCATACTGGTGTGCTGTAGAGATAGCAGAAATAACACATGATGTTACAGAACAACTTTATATCACAGTGAAAGCAG ATCCTGATCTGTCTGTGAGGGAGAGCAGTGTGAGTGGTGATGAAGGAGGCAGCGTCACAGTTCAGTGTCTCTACAGCGCTGCGTATCAGAACACACAGAAGCAGTGGTGCAGATTTAGAGACAGAAGCTGCAACTCAGTGACGAGGCCTGACACATCCCATAATTTAGCAGTGAACATCAGTGATGATGGGAAAAGTTTATTCAGTGTGCAGATGAGAGGACTGAAGAAGAGTGATGGTGGCTGGTACTGGTGCAGTGCAGGAGAGCTGGAGGTTCCTGTTCACATCAGTGTTCATgatcaaccctaa